GTCGTCACCTCTTACGCCGTGCTGCGCATCGACGCCGAGCAGTTCACCGAGGTCGAGTGGCGAGGGGTGATCCTCGACGAGGCGCAGTTCGTCAAGAACGACCGGTCCAAGATCCACCAGGCACTCCGGGGGCTGTCCGCTCCCTTCGTCCTGGCGGTGACGGGGACCCCGCTGGAGAACTCGCTGATGGACCTGTGGTCCCTCTTCGCCCTCGCGGCACCCGGGCTCTATCCCCGCCGCGACCAGTTCAACGACCTCTATCGCAAGCCCATCGAGTCCGGGGCGCAGCCCGAGCTCCTCGACCGGCTGCGCCGGCGCATCCGTCCGCTCATGCTGCGGCGCACCAAGGAGCAGGTGGCGCTCGACCTGCCGCCCAAGCAGGTCCAGGTCCTGCCCGTCGACCTCACCCCGACTCATCGCAGGGTCTACGACCGGCACCTGCAGCGCGAGCGCAAGCGGGTGCTCGGCCTCCTCGAGGACCCCGACGGCAACCGCGTGGCGATCCTCGCCTCCCTCACCCGGCTGCGTCAGCTGAGCCTCGACCCCGGGCTCGTCGACGAGGAGCTCCTCGGGCAGGGCGCCTCGGCCAAGATCGACGTGCTCGTCCAGCACCTGCGCGAGCTGGCGATCGAGGGGCACCGGGCCCTGGTCTTCAGCCAGTTCACCGGGTTCCTCGGGCTCGTGCGCGATCGGCTCGACGCCGAGGGCATCACGACCAGCTATCTCGACGGCTCGACCACCAACCGGCCCGAGGTCATCGACGGCTTCAAGCAGGGGGAGCAGACCGCCTTCCTCATCAGCCTCAAGGCCGGCGGAGTCGGGCTGACTCTCACGGAGGCCGACTACGTCTTCATCCTCGACCCCTGGTGGAACCCCGCCGCCGAGGCGCAGGCCATCGACCGGGTGCACCGCATCGGGCAGGACAGGCCGGTCATGGTCTACCGGCTCGTCTCGACGGGGACCATCGAGGAAAAGGTGCTGGCGTTGCAGGAGCGCAAGCGAGACCTCTTCGAGCGGGTCGTCGACGAGGGCGGGGCGCTGTCGGGGGCGATCACCTCGACCGACATCCGGGCGCTGCTCGACCCGGGGGACTGAGACCGGGGACGCTCGGCTCAGGCCTGCTCCACGCTCAGGTCCCCCTCGCGGAAGCGCTGCCGCAGCACCTTCTTGTCGAACTTGCCGACCGACGTGCGCGGGACCTGGTCGATGAAGGCGAAGGCCTCCGGCAGCTGCCACTTCGCGAAGTCAGAGGACAGGAACTCCCGCAGCTCGGCAGCGGTGACGCTCGCGCCCTCGCGCACGACGATGTTGGCGAGGGGACGCTCCTGCCACTTCTCGTCGGGGATGCCGACGACCGCCGCCTCGAGCACGGCCGGGTGCCCCATGAGTGCGTTCTCGAGGTCCACCGACGAGATCCACTCGCCTCCGGACTTGATGACGTCCTTGGCCCGGTCGGTGAGCGTGATGTACCCACGCTCGTCGAGGTTGCCGACGTCACCGGTGCGCAGCCAGCCGTTGTCGAACTTCGCCTCCGACTCGGGGTCGTCGGACAGGTAGTAGCTCGCCGTGACCCACGGGCCGCGGACCTCGAGCTCGCCGACGGCCACCCCGTCGCGCGGCAGGACCGCGCCGTCGTCACCGACGATTCGGCCCTCGACCCCGCACAGGAGCCGACCGGCCGTGCCCTTGTAGCGCCACTCGTCCTCCCCGTCGACGCCGAGGGGAGGGTTGGCCACGGAGGCGACGGGGGAGGTCTCGGTCATCCCCCAGGCCTGGACCATGTCGAGCCCGTGCCGCTCACGCAGCGCCTTCATCAGCGCGACGGGCACCGCGGACCCGCCGCACAGGATCCGCTGCAGGGAGTCCAGCTGCACGTCCGGGTTGTTGTCGAGGTGGGTGAGGACGTCGTTCCACACGGTCGGCACGGCGCCGGAGAGCGTCGGTCGTGTCTCGCGGATGAAGCGGACCAGCGGCTCGGCCTGCAGCCACCGGTCGGGCATGCACAGCGAGGCGCCGCTCATGATCGCTGCATAGGCCAGGCCCCACGCGTTGGCGTGGAACATCGGCACGATCGGCAGCACCCGGTCGGCGAAGGTCAGCCCCGCGACATTGCCGGTGCAGACCGCCAGGGAGTGCAGGTAGGCGGAGCGATGGCTGTAGACGACCCCCTTGGGGTTGCCGGTCGTCCCGCTCGTGTAGCACATGGCCGCCGCGTCCCGCTCGTCCACCTCGGGCCAGTCGAAGGTCTCCTCCTGCTGCGCCAAGACGTCCTCGTAGAGCAGGACCTCCTTGCCGCTGGAGCGAAGGGAGTCCAGGTCGGCGCCCGCAGCGTCCGGCCCGGCGACGAGAACGTGGGTCACGGTCTCGAGGTGCGGCAGCTGGGCGGCGAGCAGCCCCACGAGGGAGTCGTCGACGATGACGACCTTGTCCTGTGCATGGTTGGCGACGTAGATCAGCTGCTCGGGGAAGAGGCGGATGTTGAGGGTGTGCAGGACGGCGCCCATCGCGGGGATCGCCAGATAGGCCTCGAGGTGCTCCTGGTTGTTCCACTGGAAGGTCGCGACCCGGTCGTCGCCGGTGATGCCGAGCGAGCGCAGGCCGCCGGCCAGCCGGGCCACCCGCCCGCCGAGCTCGCCGTAGGTGATCGACCTGCTCCCGTCGGCCGTGGCCGTGACGACGTGCGAGTCGGGGTGCACCCGGGTGGCGTGGCGCACCAAGGAGGCGATGGTCAGCTGGTCGTCCTGCATGGTGCTCTTCATGCGCCCATCCAACTGGGTGACGGCCGTCACGTCCAGAGCCGGGGCAACCCGACCCGCAGACCCACTCCGCGACCAACCCCCGTCTGATCACTCCCGCCGGTGCACCCGCACGCAGCACCGGCCGTCGCCGGGCTCGAGCCGGGCGTCCGCCCGCGCGCACCCCATGCCGTCGGCGACCCCCTGCACGTAGGACTCGTTGAGCCCGCACACCAGGGCTCGGTGTCGGTCGGCGAGGGCGTCGAAGGGGCAGTTGTGCAGCTCCAGCACGCCATCCTCCTCGCCGGGCTCGTACCCCTGGCCGGCGAGGGCCGAGGTGAGGTCCTCGATGCTCGCCGGGTCGTCGTGGGGTGCCGCCTGCCCGGCCTCGATGCCGTGGTCGCGGGCCGAGTCCTGCAGTGCCGCGTCGAGCGGCTCGCCCGCGCTCGCCCGGGTCACCGACGCCGCGAGGATGTCGCCGACCAGGTCGTAGCGGCGCGGCGGCAGCGAGAGTGCGAACTCCTGCCGCGAGCGGCGGTAGAGCTTGCTCGGACGGCCGGCGCCGGGGCCGGTGCGGCCGGTGAGCCGGCGGTACTCCACCTCGAGCAGTCCCTCCTCGACGAGGCGGTCGAGGTGGAAGTTGGCCTTGTGCGGGCGCAGCCCGGTGGCGGTGGCCGCCTCCTCCCTGCTCACCGGCTCGCCCCGGCCCACGACGTACTCGTAGAGCTCGCGGCGGGTGTCGTCGGACAGCGAGCCGATGCCGGAGGCGAGGGAGCGAAGGTTCATACCCCCACTCTAAAACACAATGTCGTTGACACAAGACATGGTGACGGGTCTAAAATCGAATCACATCTTGTTTAGAAGGAGTCCCGTCATGAGCGCCACCACCGCACCCCGTTCCCCCTCCCACAACGCCCTCGCCACCCCCGACATCTCGACGAAGGGAGCCCAGCGCGCCTTCCTCCTGCTGCGCACCGTCTTCACCATCGCGCCGATCGTCTTCGGCCTCGACAAGTTCGCCAACGTCCTCACCGACTGGCCCGCCTACCTCGCGCCGTGGATCGACAACATCGTCCCCGGCGACGCCCAGCAGGCGATGTACATCGTCGGCGTCATCGAGATCGTCGCCGGCATCGTCGTCGCGACCCGCCCGCGCTGGGGAGCCCTGCTCGTGTCCGCTTGGCTGATCGGCATCATCGTCAACCTGCTGACCTACAGCGGCTTCTACGACGTGGCCCTGCGCGACTTCGGCCTCCTCGTGGCGGCCCTGTCCCTCTACGTCCTGGCGACCCCGGACCGCGTCACGGCCCGCGCCGCCACCGATCGCGGGACCAGCGCATGACCCCCGCACCCTCGCCCGCAGCAGGTCACGACGCCCGCGAGGCGTCGCGGCCGCACCTGCGGGTGGCCGGCACGCACCCTGCGGTCGACCCGGCCGCTGCCGAGGCGGCAGCCGCCGCCCTGCTCGCCGCCCTCGGGCTCGACCTCACCGCCGAGCATCTCGCCCGCACACCGCACCGGATGGCCCAGGCGCTCATCGAGATGACGAGCAGCGAGGACTTCGAGCTGACGACCTTCCCCAACGACGAGGGCTACGACGAGCTGGTCCTCGTGCGCGACATCCCGGTCCAGTCGGTCTGCGAGCACCACATCCTG
The genomic region above belongs to Janibacter limosus and contains:
- a CDS encoding fatty acid--CoA ligase, encoding MKSTMQDDQLTIASLVRHATRVHPDSHVVTATADGSRSITYGELGGRVARLAGGLRSLGITGDDRVATFQWNNQEHLEAYLAIPAMGAVLHTLNIRLFPEQLIYVANHAQDKVVIVDDSLVGLLAAQLPHLETVTHVLVAGPDAAGADLDSLRSSGKEVLLYEDVLAQQEETFDWPEVDERDAAAMCYTSGTTGNPKGVVYSHRSAYLHSLAVCTGNVAGLTFADRVLPIVPMFHANAWGLAYAAIMSGASLCMPDRWLQAEPLVRFIRETRPTLSGAVPTVWNDVLTHLDNNPDVQLDSLQRILCGGSAVPVALMKALRERHGLDMVQAWGMTETSPVASVANPPLGVDGEDEWRYKGTAGRLLCGVEGRIVGDDGAVLPRDGVAVGELEVRGPWVTASYYLSDDPESEAKFDNGWLRTGDVGNLDERGYITLTDRAKDVIKSGGEWISSVDLENALMGHPAVLEAAVVGIPDEKWQERPLANIVVREGASVTAAELREFLSSDFAKWQLPEAFAFIDQVPRTSVGKFDKKVLRQRFREGDLSVEQA
- a CDS encoding helix-turn-helix transcriptional regulator produces the protein MNLRSLASGIGSLSDDTRRELYEYVVGRGEPVSREEAATATGLRPHKANFHLDRLVEEGLLEVEYRRLTGRTGPGAGRPSKLYRRSRQEFALSLPPRRYDLVGDILAASVTRASAGEPLDAALQDSARDHGIEAGQAAPHDDPASIEDLTSALAGQGYEPGEEDGVLELHNCPFDALADRHRALVCGLNESYVQGVADGMGCARADARLEPGDGRCCVRVHRRE
- a CDS encoding DoxX family membrane protein, with amino-acid sequence MSATTAPRSPSHNALATPDISTKGAQRAFLLLRTVFTIAPIVFGLDKFANVLTDWPAYLAPWIDNIVPGDAQQAMYIVGVIEIVAGIVVATRPRWGALLVSAWLIGIIVNLLTYSGFYDVALRDFGLLVAALSLYVLATPDRVTARAATDRGTSA
- the folE gene encoding GTP cyclohydrolase I FolE — its product is MTPAPSPAAGHDAREASRPHLRVAGTHPAVDPAAAEAAAAALLAALGLDLTAEHLARTPHRMAQALIEMTSSEDFELTTFPNDEGYDELVLVRDIPVQSVCEHHILPFTGVAHVGYLPGERILGLSKFARMVEWHARRPQTQERLTHQIATHLDDALGPRGVGVVVQAEHTCMTLRGARVAGTATTTSALFGRLREDPRSRAEFLALTRSTP